The Brachyspira sp. SAP_772 genome includes the window AATGTGTCCGCTCTCTTTCATAGCAATACCAGTATCTTTTAATATGCTAGTAGCAGGCTCTTGACCAACAAACACAAATACTCCGTCTACAGCTTGTTCATGTATAGAATTATCTAATACATTTTTTATTTTTATATTAGTAACCTTTCCGTCTCCGCAAATCTCATCTATCACGCTGTCTAATACATATTCTACTTTACCAGTATTAGTTAAATGTTCTATATTGATAGCATCAGCTCTAAACTCTTTTCTTCTATGAACTAAATATATTTTATTAACAAATCTAGTAAGGAAATAAGCCTCATCAAAAGCACTGTTTCCGCCTCCAACTACAGCAACAGTTTTTCCTCTATAAAAAGCACCATCACAAGTAGCACAGTATGAAACACCTTTTCCAGCAAAATCTGCTTCGCCTTTAGTGCCTAAT containing:
- a CDS encoding NAD(P)/FAD-dependent oxidoreductase, translating into ENYLGFPEEMTSFELVDRMQRHAEKFSKNPIVYDEVTKIENIKDKVKTIHTADGKTYQTKTIILAMGGFAKKLGTKGEADFAGKGVSYCATCDGAFYRGKTVAVVGGGNSAFDEAYFLTRFVNKIYLVHRRKEFRADAINIEHLTNTGKVEYVLDSVIDEICGDGKVTNIKIKNVLDNSIHEQAVDGVFVFVGQEPATSILKDTGIAMKESGHI